The Urbifossiella limnaea nucleotide sequence ACAGCCCCAGGATGTCGGCCTCGCTCACCTCGCGCGGGTTGAACCGCGCCGTCCACTGCTGATTCGCCTCCTCGGCGAGGAGTGGCAGGATCGACTCCGACACGCCGCACTCCTTCAGGGTCCGAGGCAGCCCCGCCGCCGACAGCATCGCCGTTACCCGGTCGGCCAGCGCGCCCGCGGAGCCGGCCAGGTCGGCGTACAGGTCGCCCACCGCAGCGGCGTTGAAGCGGACGACGTGCGGCAGCATCACGCCGACGGCGACGCCGTGGGTGACGCCGTAGTGGGCCGTCAGCGGGTTGGCGCACGAGTGGCAGACCCCGAGCATCGCGGCCTCGATCGCCATCCCCGCGAAGTGCGCCCCGAGCAGCATCGCCGACCGCGCCGCCAGGTCCGTCGGGTGGCTCATCACCCGCTCGAAGTTCGGCTCCAGCTGCCGGAACGCGGCATGCGAGTACGTCTGCGACAGTGGGTTCCGCCTGGCGCACACGAACGACTCGACCGCGTGCGCCACCGCGTCGATGCCGGTGACCGCGCTCACCAGCTTCGGCTGCGACAGCGTAACCTCGGGGTCGAGGATCGAGACGCGGAAGGCGGCCTGCTTGTCGCCGCAGGCCATCTTCAGGTGCGAGCGCTCGTCGGTGATGAGGGCGTAGCTCTGGGCCTCGCTGCCGGTGCCGGACGTGGTCGGCACGCCGACGGACGGGAGCATCGGCTTCGTCGCCTTGCCGTGGCCCTTGTAGTCGGCCATGCGGCCGCCGTTGGTCAGGAGGAAGTTCACCCCCTTGGCGCAGTCCATCGAGCTGCCGCCGCCGACGGCCGCGATCAGGTCGACGCGGTGCGTCCGCGCGAACACCACCCCGGCGGCCACCTCGCGCTCGGTCGGGTTCTCCTTCACCCCGTCGAACACGAACGCCTCCAGCCCGGCCTCCTCGATGGCCGCGACGGCGCGCTGCGGGTGCCCGGCGGCTTCGAGGCCGGGGTCGGTGACGAGCAGGACGCGGGTGCCGCCGAGTTCGCGGGCCACCTCGCCCAGGCGGGCGAGGCTGCCGGACCCGAAGACGACGCGGCCGAGCGGCTGGAAGTCAAACGCCGGCGGGGGTGCGGGCGTGCTGGAGCGCCCGCTGCTTGTAGAGGTGGGTGAACAGGTTCCCTTCATGCGGCTGGTCCCACGTCAGTCGGTTGGTCGGCAGCGGCCCGATGTTCAGTCGCTCGACCGTCGGGCAGGCCAGGGCGTCCGCGATGAAGGCGGGGTCGTCGGACAGGACGGTCGCGGCCAGGGTGTACCCGATCCGCTTCAGCACGTCCTGCTGAGGCCATTCTATCACGCTGGCATACGGGAACAGGAACTCCTTGTTCGCCAGCGGGTGGTCCGGGCTCTCACAGCGGACGATGGTCGGAAGGAGCCATGCGACGCGCCCCTCCTTGACGAGTCGGGGCGTGCCACGGAGCTTTTGCGTCACGTCCACCGCGCCGGGCTCCTTCAGCCCCTCGTCGATCATGTTGTTGATCGCCTCGGCGACCGACGGGTTGGCGAACGCGCTGACCTCGCACGCCGGGTCGTCCCACGGCCGGGCCTTGGCGCCGGCGAGCCGCTTCGCCAGCCCTTCAGCGATCGCGTCGGCGTTCCGGGGCGTCCACACCGCCGAGGCGTTGACGCACGCCCGGCCGCCGTTCGCAGCGATGCCCTCCACCATCACGTCGAGGTGCTTCTCCCACTGGTCGGCCTGGTCCTCGCCGAAGATGAACTTGCTGTAGCCGGTGCCGTGAATCTCGACGCGGTGGTCGCTCTTGTACGGGGCCATCGTGCGGTCGTCGCCGAAGGCCATGCTGCGGCCGCACAGGCGGAGGATGTCCGCCGCACCGGCGTGGTCGGTCGGCAGGAACGCGAGGGCGCTCGCCGGCACCCCCGCCTTGAGAAACGCTTGCAGGACGCGGTACGGCGTCCACGGCTCCTCGCGGCCCGGCTTCACGAGCAGGGGAATCTTGAACGCGATCGTCGGCACCCACAGCGAGTGGACGCCGGGCGAGTTCGACGGCAGCACCGCCCCGAACACGTCGGTGGTGGGGTAGAACGCCTGCATCCGGCCGCCGCGGGTGGTGTACCCGGCGTCGAGCGCGTCGAGGGGCAGGCCGCGCGTCAGCCCGCCAATCACTTCTTCGATGTGAGACAGAACGTAGTGCACCTTGCGGGCGTTGCGGTCGCAGAAGACGACGGGGCTGCCCGTGGTGGAGGACAGGTTGCGGACGTACTGGTCGAACGTGAGTTCGGCGTCGCCGCAGGGGAGGGCGGCGTTGAGGAAGTAGTCGGCGGCCTTCTCGTACATGGCGAGCAGGTCGCGGACGGGGATGGCGGCCAGTTCCTTGTGCGCGCGGGCCACGCTGCCGAGGTCGCGGGCGATCATGCTGCCGGTGACCTGCGACACCTCCGCGACCGGCTCGCCGGTGACGTGGTGGACGAGCGTCGCCTTCTCCAGGCTGGTGTAGGGCTTGCCGAAGCGCAGAGCGGGGATGCGGATCATATGAGTGGGGTCAGGTTGGTGTCGTGTCTCGGTGAAAAGTCCGAGGGTGGCGGCCCCCGGACTTCGGTCGGCGGTGGTCAGTACACACCGACCACGGTAGAGCCGGCCAGTTCGCTGAACGGGCGGACGCCGCTCACCCCGTCCCACGGGTACTTCTCGAACGGCGGCTCCCGCTCGCCCTCGTCCCGCTCGGGGAACCGCGGCACGAAGAACTCCTTCGTGAACGTGCTCAGCAGCACCCGCCCGGTGCCGCCGTAGGGCACCACCTGGTTGTAGTCCTTCGGGTCCACCACCTCGATCACCGCCCGCGGCTGCGGGGCGTAGTAGCTGATCTTGAAGCCGTCCTCCGGCCCGATCGGCTTCGAGCACGCCAGCCCCATCAGCGTGTTGCCGTACGTCGGCGTCATGTACACGTCGCCGTTGTCCAGCATCTCCTCGTACGCCTCGCGCGTGAACTGCGGGGTGAACTCGGTGCCGCCGGAGAAGATGCCCGTGATCCCCGCGGCCTTGATGCTCCGCAGGCCGCCGGGCGGAACTGGCTTCTTCAGCTCCCGATACTTGTCCTCCAACTTCCCGGCGCGGAGCGACTCGTCGAGCGCCGCCAGCAGCTTCGGCGTCGTGAACATGCACTTGATGTCGTGCCCGCCGGCCAGCACGGTGATCGCCTGGTCGATGCAGTGCTGCTTGTACGCGTTGGCCTCGCTGATCTTCCGCTCCTTGATGCACTTCACGACGTAGCGCGGGTCGAGGTCGATGGCGAAGCAGATGCCGCCGCGGTACTGGGCCAGGTGCTCGATCGCCAGCCGCAGCCGCCGCGGGCCGCTCGGCCCGAGCATCAGCCAGTTCGAGCCCTTCGGGAAGTACTTGTCCGGTAGCGTGTCGGACATCATCTCGTAGTCAATCTTGAAGTCGTCGATGACGATGCGGCTCTTGGGCAGGCCGGTGGTGCCGCCGGTCTCGAAGACGTAGACGCCGCGGTCGGCCAGCCCCTTCGGCACCCACCGGCGGACCGGGCCGCCGCGGAGCCAGTCGTCCTCGAAGAACGGGAACTTCTTGATGTCGTCCCACCCGCTCACGTCGGTGAGCGGGTTGAAGTCGAACGTTTTGGCTTTTTCGAGCCAGAACGGCGTGCCGGTGTCCGGGCTGAAGTGCCAGCGGATCGTCTCGCGGATGTGGGCGTCGAGCGCGGCGCGGGCGTTCTTGACGCGCTCGTCGAGGGTGGAACCGGTGACCGGGGCCGGCTTGCCGGGGGTGTCTTTCACGGCCGCTCCAGGAGGGGCTGCGGGGCAGGGGGTGTGTCGTTCAGGATAGGCGCGGGGCGGGGCGAAAACCAAGCCCGGGGGGCGGCCCCCGGGCTTTCGCGGGGGGTCAGTTCTTCCGCCCGGCGCGGACGGCGAACAGCGTCTTCTCGGTCATCACGTACAGCACCCCGTTGGCCACCACCGGCGTGCTGCGGATCGGCGCGTCGAACTCGACCTTCGCCAGCAGGAACCGCTTCTCGATCTCGGCCCGCTGCCTCAGCCGGAACGCCCGCGCCTCCTTCTGGTCCTTTGCGTTCGGGTCCAACTCCTCGA carries:
- a CDS encoding iron-containing alcohol dehydrogenase; translated protein: MKGTCSPTSTSSGRSSTPAPPPAFDFQPLGRVVFGSGSLARLGEVARELGGTRVLLVTDPGLEAAGHPQRAVAAIEEAGLEAFVFDGVKENPTEREVAAGVVFARTHRVDLIAAVGGGSSMDCAKGVNFLLTNGGRMADYKGHGKATKPMLPSVGVPTTSGTGSEAQSYALITDERSHLKMACGDKQAAFRVSILDPEVTLSQPKLVSAVTGIDAVAHAVESFVCARRNPLSQTYSHAAFRQLEPNFERVMSHPTDLAARSAMLLGAHFAGMAIEAAMLGVCHSCANPLTAHYGVTHGVAVGVMLPHVVRFNAAAVGDLYADLAGSAGALADRVTAMLSAAGLPRTLKECGVSESILPLLAEEANQQWTARFNPREVSEADILGLYRAAW
- a CDS encoding aldehyde dehydrogenase family protein yields the protein MIRIPALRFGKPYTSLEKATLVHHVTGEPVAEVSQVTGSMIARDLGSVARAHKELAAIPVRDLLAMYEKAADYFLNAALPCGDAELTFDQYVRNLSSTTGSPVVFCDRNARKVHYVLSHIEEVIGGLTRGLPLDALDAGYTTRGGRMQAFYPTTDVFGAVLPSNSPGVHSLWVPTIAFKIPLLVKPGREEPWTPYRVLQAFLKAGVPASALAFLPTDHAGAADILRLCGRSMAFGDDRTMAPYKSDHRVEIHGTGYSKFIFGEDQADQWEKHLDVMVEGIAANGGRACVNASAVWTPRNADAIAEGLAKRLAGAKARPWDDPACEVSAFANPSVAEAINNMIDEGLKEPGAVDVTQKLRGTPRLVKEGRVAWLLPTIVRCESPDHPLANKEFLFPYASVIEWPQQDVLKRIGYTLAATVLSDDPAFIADALACPTVERLNIGPLPTNRLTWDQPHEGNLFTHLYKQRALQHARTPAGV
- a CDS encoding acyl-CoA synthetase family protein → MKDTPGKPAPVTGSTLDERVKNARAALDAHIRETIRWHFSPDTGTPFWLEKAKTFDFNPLTDVSGWDDIKKFPFFEDDWLRGGPVRRWVPKGLADRGVYVFETGGTTGLPKSRIVIDDFKIDYEMMSDTLPDKYFPKGSNWLMLGPSGPRRLRLAIEHLAQYRGGICFAIDLDPRYVVKCIKERKISEANAYKQHCIDQAITVLAGGHDIKCMFTTPKLLAALDESLRAGKLEDKYRELKKPVPPGGLRSIKAAGITGIFSGGTEFTPQFTREAYEEMLDNGDVYMTPTYGNTLMGLACSKPIGPEDGFKISYYAPQPRAVIEVVDPKDYNQVVPYGGTGRVLLSTFTKEFFVPRFPERDEGEREPPFEKYPWDGVSGVRPFSELAGSTVVGVY